In Desulfosediminicola ganghwensis, a single window of DNA contains:
- a CDS encoding DctP family TRAP transporter solute-binding subunit — translation MLKRIPVILTVAILALLLPTLGFTDSYKKEYKMSVVVGPKLPWGEGATHFADLVRERTDGRINIKVYTSSSLMAGKQTNEFLLHRQGVADFCFASTINWSTTIKPLNLFNLPFFFPDYAALDAITQGEVGAELEGMLHKKGVSVLAWGENGFREITNSKHAITKPEDMEGMKIRVVGTPIFIDTMKALGANPVNMNWGDAQVAFQQGVVDGQENPVVAIEIPVKIWQFHQYATIWRYVIDPLMLTVNNKVMASFTPEDQETIRQAAIEAAEKQRGIVRKGLIAPDLSALETLRSNGMEVTELDAATRNQFRAKTAAVYEKWTEVIGEDLVVKAEAAIKAAE, via the coding sequence ATGCTTAAGCGCATTCCTGTCATTCTGACCGTTGCCATTCTTGCTCTGCTGCTGCCCACTCTCGGGTTCACTGATTCTTACAAAAAAGAGTACAAGATGAGCGTGGTCGTGGGCCCCAAACTGCCATGGGGTGAGGGCGCCACACACTTTGCCGACCTCGTCCGTGAGCGTACCGATGGCCGTATCAATATCAAGGTCTATACCTCATCTTCACTGATGGCGGGCAAGCAGACCAACGAGTTCCTGCTCCACCGCCAGGGTGTGGCCGATTTCTGCTTCGCATCAACCATCAACTGGTCCACCACCATTAAGCCGCTCAACCTCTTTAACCTGCCATTCTTTTTCCCTGACTATGCCGCACTCGACGCTATCACCCAGGGTGAAGTCGGTGCCGAGCTTGAGGGGATGCTGCACAAAAAAGGTGTTAGTGTATTGGCCTGGGGTGAAAACGGCTTCAGGGAAATCACCAACTCCAAGCATGCCATCACCAAGCCGGAAGATATGGAAGGCATGAAAATCCGCGTGGTGGGCACCCCCATCTTCATCGATACCATGAAAGCGTTGGGCGCAAACCCGGTCAACATGAACTGGGGTGATGCCCAGGTCGCTTTTCAGCAGGGCGTGGTCGATGGTCAGGAAAACCCGGTTGTAGCAATCGAAATCCCTGTGAAAATCTGGCAGTTTCACCAGTATGCCACTATCTGGCGCTATGTTATCGACCCTCTCATGCTGACCGTGAACAACAAGGTTATGGCCAGCTTTACCCCGGAAGATCAGGAGACCATCCGCCAGGCAGCAATCGAGGCGGCTGAGAAGCAGCGTGGAATTGTACGTAAAGGACTAATCGCACCGGACCTGAGCGCACTCGAGACTCTTCGTTCCAACGGCATGGAAGTCACCGAGCTTGACGCGGCCACCCGCAACCAGTTCAGAGCCAAAACAGCAGCAGTCTACGAGAAGTGGACCGAAGTTATCGGTGAAGATCTCGTTGTCAAAGCTGAAGCTGCTATCAAAGCTGCAGAATAG